The following coding sequences lie in one Filimonas effusa genomic window:
- a CDS encoding TIGR02117 family protein — protein sequence MKLLLKYTGITLLSIVAFVLLYLGSAWVLSRIPVKAETAGQPAVEIYLLSNGVHTDIVMPVKTEYRDWSSTILYSNTRSNDSSLSYIAFGWGDKGFYLETPTWADLKARTAFRAAFGLSTSAVHATFYKKLTEGAECVKTTISPSQYQRLIAYIDNGLQKNSNGAPIVIPTEARYGANDAFYEARGSYTLFHTCNTWTNNALKASGQKACLWTPFDSGIFYQYRKH from the coding sequence GTGAAGTTACTACTAAAATATACCGGTATTACACTGTTAAGCATTGTGGCTTTTGTGTTGTTATATCTGGGAAGTGCATGGGTATTATCCCGTATTCCCGTAAAAGCGGAAACAGCAGGCCAACCTGCCGTAGAGATCTACCTTTTGAGTAATGGTGTGCATACCGATATAGTTATGCCGGTTAAAACGGAATACAGGGACTGGAGCAGCACTATACTGTATAGCAACACACGCAGCAACGACAGCAGCCTTTCTTATATAGCATTCGGATGGGGCGATAAAGGGTTTTACCTGGAAACGCCTACCTGGGCGGATCTGAAAGCCCGCACCGCCTTTCGTGCAGCCTTTGGATTAAGCACTTCGGCTGTACATGCTACTTTCTACAAAAAACTTACAGAAGGTGCGGAATGTGTGAAGACCACCATCAGCCCCTCTCAATATCAAAGGCTCATTGCCTACATAGATAACGGCCTGCAAAAGAATAGCAATGGCGCTCCGATAGTAATACCAACAGAAGCCCGCTACGGCGCCAATGACGCATTTTACGAAGCCAGGGGTAGTTATACCCTTTTTCATACCTGCAACACCTGGACTAACAACGCGTTAAAAGCCAGCGGCCAAAAGGCCTGCCTCTGGACACCTTTTGACAGCGGCATATTTTACCAGTACAGGAAACATTAG
- a CDS encoding FadR/GntR family transcriptional regulator: protein MAKLSDRVIAALQRDISQGAFKVGEKIPPEPELMERYQVGRSTVREAVKTLAISGVLRVQQGDGTYVHKKTQRETLSEQLRRSDAVEINEVRTLLETEIVRRAALHRTEDDLQRIRQWLDKREKAISQSQVKECVDADIQFHLAIADAASNKVMAELYKSFTVVIRDFFRQRDAGSVKWFAASHPLHEALYMAISRKQQQRAASITKEILQNNN, encoded by the coding sequence ATGGCCAAGCTTTCTGACAGGGTTATTGCTGCTTTGCAGCGGGATATCAGCCAGGGTGCTTTTAAGGTTGGGGAGAAAATACCTCCCGAGCCGGAACTGATGGAACGTTACCAGGTTGGCCGTTCCACAGTACGTGAAGCTGTTAAAACGCTGGCTATTTCTGGTGTACTGCGGGTACAACAGGGAGATGGCACTTATGTGCATAAGAAAACGCAGCGGGAGACGCTGAGTGAACAATTGCGTCGCTCCGATGCTGTTGAAATTAACGAAGTAAGAACGCTGCTGGAGACAGAGATTGTAAGGCGTGCAGCTTTACACAGAACCGAAGATGACCTGCAACGCATACGGCAGTGGCTGGATAAGCGTGAAAAAGCAATCAGCCAAAGCCAGGTAAAGGAATGTGTTGATGCAGATATACAATTTCATCTTGCGATAGCCGATGCGGCATCGAACAAAGTGATGGCTGAGTTGTATAAAAGCTTCACAGTGGTGATCAGGGACTTTTTCAGGCAGCGGGATGCAGGCAGCGTGAAGTGGTTTGCTGCCAGTCACCCGCTTCACGAAGCGCTTTACATGGCCATCAGCCGGAAACAGCAACAGCGTGCGGCGAGTATAACAAAAGAAATATTACAGAACAATAATTAG
- a CDS encoding sulfite exporter TauE/SafE family protein, with amino-acid sequence MLILSFTLILLLGAYLAGLTGALTGLGGGVVIIPLLTLVFHIDMRYAIGAALVSSIATSSGSASAYVREGITNIRVGMFLEIATTIGAVTGAMIAVYTPVNLVAIIFGLTLIFSAAMTLRKKNEHAETEGSPLAAKLKLNGSYPTPSGVVHYNLRNVGGGFSIMTLAGILSGLLGIGSGALKVLAMDTAMRIPFRVSTTTSNFMVGVTAAASAVVYLQRGYIDPAIAMPVIIGVLAGAFTGTKLLMRLNPKKLRLIFSIAITLVALQMIYNGLQHKF; translated from the coding sequence ATGCTTATTCTTTCATTTACATTGATATTGCTGTTGGGTGCCTACCTGGCAGGTTTAACAGGAGCCTTAACCGGACTGGGTGGCGGTGTTGTGATCATCCCGTTACTGACATTGGTATTTCATATCGACATGCGTTATGCGATCGGAGCTGCACTGGTGTCATCTATTGCTACATCGTCAGGTTCAGCAAGCGCTTATGTAAGAGAAGGCATCACCAATATACGCGTGGGAATGTTCCTGGAAATAGCCACCACTATTGGCGCAGTCACCGGCGCTATGATCGCTGTGTATACACCCGTGAACCTGGTAGCCATCATCTTTGGTCTTACGCTTATATTCTCTGCCGCCATGACATTGCGTAAAAAGAATGAACATGCAGAAACAGAAGGCAGTCCTTTAGCAGCAAAGCTCAAACTCAATGGATCCTATCCTACCCCATCCGGCGTTGTTCATTATAATCTTCGTAATGTAGGCGGCGGGTTTTCCATTATGACGCTGGCAGGTATTTTGTCGGGATTGTTAGGGATTGGTTCAGGCGCTTTAAAAGTACTGGCGATGGATACTGCTATGCGTATTCCCTTCAGAGTTAGTACCACTACCAGTAATTTCATGGTAGGAGTTACGGCTGCCGCCAGTGCAGTAGTGTATTTACAGAGAGGGTATATTGACCCCGCTATTGCCATGCCTGTGATAATAGGTGTATTAGCAGGGGCCTTTACAGGCACCAAACTGCTGATGCGGCTGAACCCGAAAAAGCTTAGACTTATTTTCAGCATCGCCATTACACTGGTAGCCTTACAAATGATCTATAACGGCTTACAACATAAGTTCTAA
- a CDS encoding DUF1634 domain-containing protein → MKLSDTKINDRGIEIFIGRFLRWGVLSSCAVAIAGGILYLVNHGMEVMPDYTVFHGEDAGYTSLPGIIKGLETGSAKEVIQAGVIILLATPILRIFLSLISFILEKDRLYVFITAIVLCIILGSMFGGLKI, encoded by the coding sequence ATGAAACTTAGTGATACCAAAATAAACGACAGGGGCATAGAAATATTCATCGGCAGGTTTCTCCGCTGGGGAGTGCTTAGTTCCTGTGCCGTAGCCATTGCTGGCGGCATTCTATATCTCGTTAACCATGGCATGGAAGTAATGCCCGACTATACTGTATTTCATGGCGAAGATGCCGGCTATACCAGCTTACCAGGTATTATAAAAGGACTCGAGACCGGAAGCGCGAAGGAGGTGATACAGGCTGGCGTCATCATATTACTGGCCACGCCCATTCTGCGTATCTTTCTTTCCCTGATCTCCTTTATCCTTGAAAAAGACAGACTTTATGTATTTATTACTGCTATTGTATTGTGCATCATACTCGGCAGCATGTTCGGCGGATTGAAGATATAA
- a CDS encoding SH3 domain-containing protein — MKITLHIRQLCLLLTCLFTLQTLSAQDYDAPGSNLYATENKAGDTLTILADTTFLRDQPAASGKILQQLPNGTQVVFVKEAHRQRMKGFSANWIRVRVAGDSNQEGFIWKGLTTLGCCNNGNTRFLYGLDRVVNVKKDDVERWDCMVRLKVVNNENKKLADVSWPLKSSEATSFSSGKLLTGSMGLEGLTHIVRIYFSGEACGIPDDYFYFGWTGAELLPLPGKMHIADAGVYYHSETLLFPSESGGKPGHIIKLIEEEEALDEMDKDGEPKMKKTSSGEQYKWDGRKAVKL, encoded by the coding sequence ATGAAAATAACACTCCATATCAGGCAGCTCTGCCTTTTGCTTACCTGTTTGTTTACACTGCAAACCTTGTCCGCACAGGACTATGATGCTCCGGGCTCTAATCTCTATGCTACAGAAAACAAAGCCGGCGATACATTAACCATTCTTGCCGATACCACCTTCCTGCGCGATCAACCCGCTGCATCGGGAAAAATATTGCAGCAGTTACCCAATGGCACCCAGGTAGTTTTTGTGAAGGAAGCCCACAGGCAACGTATGAAAGGCTTTTCTGCAAATTGGATCCGGGTTCGTGTTGCCGGCGATAGTAACCAGGAAGGTTTTATCTGGAAAGGACTCACTACGCTTGGCTGTTGTAACAACGGCAATACCCGTTTCCTCTATGGGCTTGACAGGGTGGTCAACGTAAAAAAAGATGACGTGGAAAGATGGGATTGTATGGTGAGATTGAAAGTCGTTAACAACGAAAACAAAAAGCTGGCAGATGTTTCCTGGCCATTGAAGAGCAGTGAAGCTACATCGTTTTCATCAGGTAAATTGCTGACAGGAAGCATGGGGTTGGAAGGGCTTACACATATCGTTCGTATTTATTTTTCAGGCGAAGCCTGTGGCATACCCGATGATTATTTTTACTTTGGCTGGACAGGTGCTGAGCTGTTACCATTACCCGGAAAAATGCATATTGCTGATGCCGGTGTGTATTATCATTCTGAAACATTGCTGTTCCCAAGCGAATCGGGCGGGAAACCAGGCCATATCATAAAACTCATTGAAGAGGAAGAAGCATTGGATGAAATGGATAAAGATGGTGAACCTAAAATGAAAAAGACCAGCTCCGGCGAACAGTATAAATGGGATGGCAGGAAAGCGGTAAAGCTTTGA
- a CDS encoding type IA DNA topoisomerase has protein sequence MKVCIAEKPSVARDIAEVLGARQRRDGYYEGNDYQVTWTFGHFCTLKEPHDYHEQWKFWRLEDLPIIPATFGIKLIENDGVQKQFKVIEQLVQQCEEVINCGDAGQEGELIQRWVLQKARCAVPVKRLWISSLTEQAIREGFEKLKDSDQYNNLYAAASGRAIGDWLLGMNATRLFTRKFAAGKKVLLSIGRVQTPTLAMIVQRQKEINAFVSEEYWELKTIYRDTEFTATIDRLRALEKAEKGLAYLKEHEFTITSFEKKEGREGNPRLFDLTALQVAANKKYAYSADDTLKYIQSLYEKKLVTYPRVDTTYLPEDMYPKIAGILQDMTPYAALTAPLLEHPIPKLKTVFDDSKVTDHHAIIPTGIYPSGIGQEEKRVYDLIARRFIAAFYPECKISNTTVLGKAGQVPFKATGKQILEPGWKEVYVNDSSIKKEGEEDEKLIPVFEVGESGPHTPRIHHGKTSPPKPYTEASLLRAMETAGKQVEDEEMRELLKDNGIGRPSTRANIIETLFRRKYIEKRKKNLFATQTGIDLIDTIQTELLKSAELTGLWERKLRQIEKGAYSIDTFKQELIQMVVDLTHEVKTSQHRVISIAADAPAPMPEAEKPKKDPKPKAPKKAVVVEELQCPKCKTALLKKGKTAYGCTQFTVCGFKIPFEVGGKILSDKQISDLVTKGKTGKIKGLQFPEGTIDAKLVLNEHFAIEPEA, from the coding sequence ATGAAAGTTTGCATTGCGGAAAAGCCAAGTGTGGCGCGGGATATTGCTGAAGTGCTTGGCGCCAGGCAACGCAGAGATGGTTACTATGAGGGTAATGATTACCAGGTAACCTGGACTTTCGGGCATTTCTGCACGCTGAAAGAACCCCATGACTATCATGAGCAATGGAAATTCTGGCGGCTGGAAGACCTTCCTATTATACCCGCCACGTTTGGCATTAAACTGATAGAAAACGACGGCGTACAAAAACAATTCAAAGTTATAGAGCAACTGGTTCAGCAATGTGAAGAGGTGATCAACTGTGGTGACGCCGGCCAGGAAGGCGAGCTCATTCAGCGGTGGGTATTACAAAAAGCAAGATGCGCAGTACCTGTTAAAAGATTATGGATATCATCGCTTACGGAACAGGCCATAAGAGAAGGTTTTGAAAAGCTGAAAGACAGCGATCAATACAACAACCTTTATGCTGCTGCCAGTGGAAGGGCTATCGGCGACTGGCTGCTGGGCATGAATGCCACGCGGCTTTTTACCAGGAAATTCGCAGCAGGCAAAAAGGTGCTGCTGTCTATAGGCCGGGTACAAACGCCAACCCTGGCTATGATCGTTCAACGGCAAAAAGAGATCAACGCCTTTGTATCGGAAGAATACTGGGAGTTGAAGACTATTTACCGTGATACGGAGTTCACTGCCACCATCGACCGCCTGCGCGCGCTGGAAAAGGCAGAAAAGGGACTTGCCTATTTGAAGGAACATGAATTTACCATTACGTCATTCGAGAAAAAAGAAGGCCGGGAAGGCAACCCCAGGCTGTTTGACCTTACAGCATTACAGGTAGCAGCTAATAAAAAGTATGCCTACAGTGCCGATGACACGCTTAAATACATTCAGAGCCTGTATGAGAAAAAGCTGGTGACCTATCCCAGGGTTGACACCACTTATCTGCCTGAAGATATGTACCCGAAAATAGCAGGTATATTACAGGATATGACACCTTATGCTGCCTTAACGGCTCCATTACTTGAGCATCCTATTCCAAAACTTAAAACTGTTTTTGACGACAGCAAGGTCACCGATCACCACGCTATTATTCCTACAGGCATCTATCCTTCAGGAATAGGACAGGAAGAAAAGAGGGTGTACGACTTAATAGCCCGGCGTTTTATTGCTGCTTTTTACCCGGAATGTAAGATCTCGAATACAACGGTGTTAGGTAAGGCAGGACAGGTTCCGTTTAAAGCTACTGGTAAACAGATACTGGAACCGGGATGGAAAGAAGTATATGTCAATGATTCGAGCATCAAGAAAGAAGGTGAAGAAGACGAAAAACTGATCCCGGTTTTTGAGGTGGGTGAAAGTGGACCTCATACGCCCAGAATACATCATGGCAAGACAAGTCCACCCAAACCCTATACAGAGGCATCGCTGTTGCGTGCCATGGAAACGGCCGGCAAGCAGGTGGAAGACGAAGAGATGCGCGAATTGCTTAAAGACAACGGCATTGGGCGCCCGTCTACCCGCGCGAATATTATAGAGACGCTGTTCCGCAGGAAGTATATAGAGAAACGCAAGAAAAACCTTTTTGCCACACAAACAGGCATAGATCTCATAGATACCATACAAACGGAGTTGTTGAAAAGCGCCGAGTTAACCGGTTTATGGGAGCGGAAACTCCGGCAGATAGAAAAGGGCGCCTATTCCATAGATACCTTTAAACAGGAGCTGATACAAATGGTAGTGGATCTGACCCATGAGGTAAAAACCAGTCAGCACCGCGTTATTTCTATTGCAGCGGATGCCCCTGCGCCCATGCCTGAAGCAGAAAAGCCTAAGAAAGACCCCAAACCTAAGGCTCCTAAAAAAGCGGTAGTGGTGGAAGAACTGCAATGTCCCAAATGCAAAACAGCACTGCTCAAGAAAGGGAAAACAGCTTACGGCTGCACCCAGTTTACAGTATGCGGGTTTAAGATCCCGTTTGAGGTTGGTGGAAAGATCCTGTCGGACAAACAGATATCAGATCTTGTTACCAAGGGTAAAACCGGGAAGATCAAAGGATTGCAGTTTCCGGAAGGAACAATTGACGCCAAATTGGTCCTGAATGAACATTTTGCGATAGAACCCGAAGCCTGA